From Halostagnicola kamekurae, the proteins below share one genomic window:
- the trxA gene encoding thioredoxin, with product MTTDVRDDVSARSPDEPVYIDGKSHLEEVTTANEVVLVDFYADWCGPCQMLNPVLERLAETTDAVIAKVDVDEHQQLAASFGVRGVPTLALFDGGEQVEQQSGALAEDQLRTLIEGYTE from the coding sequence ATGACAACCGACGTACGCGACGACGTTTCAGCTCGATCGCCCGACGAGCCGGTCTACATCGACGGGAAGAGCCACCTCGAGGAGGTCACGACGGCGAACGAGGTCGTCCTCGTGGACTTCTACGCCGACTGGTGTGGCCCCTGTCAGATGTTGAATCCCGTCCTCGAGCGGCTGGCGGAGACGACCGACGCCGTAATCGCCAAGGTCGACGTCGACGAACACCAGCAGCTCGCGGCCTCGTTCGGCGTTCGCGGCGTGCCGACGCTCGCCCTCTTCGACGGCGGCGAGCAGGTCGAACAGCAGTCCGGCGCGCTGGCGGAAGACCAACTCCGAACCCTGATCGAGGGATACACCGAATGA
- a CDS encoding class I SAM-dependent methyltransferase, whose amino-acid sequence MRFRRKSRVSIALLGLAALAGLAYALRWRSNPSPCPYAQRHAIDLPRPVITRSRLRDVLDPRPDERVLEVGPGTGYYTGTVARAIEPSGTVHAADVQSEMVAHLRTRMRREGQSNVEPIRADGRSLPYETDEFDAAYLVLVLGEIPDQERALDELERVVKPGGRLVVGESLPDPHFVGFERLRRRLERRGLTFETRVGTRAGYFARFELPISERSTAAE is encoded by the coding sequence ATGCGCTTTCGTCGCAAATCAAGGGTCAGCATCGCGTTGCTCGGACTCGCTGCGCTCGCCGGACTCGCATACGCCCTCCGGTGGCGATCGAATCCGTCACCGTGTCCGTACGCTCAGCGCCACGCGATCGACCTCCCGCGACCGGTCATCACGCGCTCGAGGCTGCGCGACGTGCTCGATCCCCGACCCGATGAGCGCGTGCTCGAAGTCGGTCCGGGAACGGGGTACTACACGGGCACAGTCGCGCGGGCGATCGAACCGTCGGGAACGGTACACGCCGCGGACGTACAATCCGAGATGGTAGCGCACCTCAGAACGCGGATGCGACGGGAAGGGCAGTCGAACGTCGAGCCAATACGCGCCGACGGACGGTCGCTTCCGTACGAGACCGACGAGTTCGACGCCGCGTACCTGGTGCTCGTCCTCGGCGAGATCCCGGATCAGGAGCGTGCGCTCGACGAACTCGAGCGAGTGGTGAAACCCGGCGGTCGCCTCGTCGTCGGCGAATCGCTCCCCGACCCGCACTTCGTCGGATTCGAGCGGCTTCGTCGACGCCTCGAACGGCGAGGGCTGACCTTCGAAACGCGCGTCGGGACGCGAGCGGGATACTTCGCGCGCTTCGAACTGCCCATCTCGGAGCGGTCGACTGCCGCCGAGTAG
- a CDS encoding IucA/IucC family protein, translated as MTRRLVHDGREESAPLTHAALTVCERRVLPAAAYYADRHNLSMPADEAYRRELVPARRSILDRLLGGLARDVPRGISDPMTVDASEGLAEQVDALSGVPELCAMPEQLPNPGDADQLLLIRFPSAAATVVTPLCSIRGFDRFEFGRWAVTCRSDGVEPIGSPESLVSLLYGSDAIPTADDADRFRSEIGESVANLALARLGRRVLWDDFDVPPTPTAEETRSAADSMAFFDRLVSGGHPIHPGAKLRQGMSATEALSLTPEFVDSIQLRFVAIDEAWTLSVADSGPSLTERLYELFPGLADATAAAVPPDRDPDSYAVVPVHPWQFRHVVPDRYAVARRDDRVVPVPSYTRSVSPLLSLRTVVPDPAESAIATPPHLKLAIGIQTTNAVRTLSPSVVADGPQLSQFLQRTCEGASFERFGIRPESATTCYYPPDGSRYQGTRYDDVRHLGALLRQSPNRHPVVDDGERVMTAASLLSCPPPGDRSVLSALLDAYGDSEGTASRAETVDGFLSAYLDAVVPGPLTLFVKHGIALEAHLQNTGIVFDDGRPVGALVGDFGDIRLLEQRLEDASIDLYPGSDVCTQDPDEAREKLWYALFQNHLGELVGRLAATEPVSGPDCWSLVRGRCERVFDRLATDGAIPDDWIAADRDSLFASRLAHKPLTAMRLRDVDEWPRTTVANPLADSDER; from the coding sequence ATGACGAGACGCCTGGTACACGACGGGAGAGAGGAGTCGGCGCCGCTTACCCACGCAGCGTTGACGGTCTGCGAGCGGCGAGTGTTGCCCGCGGCGGCGTACTACGCCGACCGGCACAATCTATCGATGCCTGCTGACGAAGCGTATCGGCGTGAACTGGTACCGGCGCGGCGCTCGATATTGGATCGGTTGCTCGGCGGACTGGCTCGCGACGTACCCCGAGGAATTTCGGACCCGATGACGGTCGACGCCAGCGAAGGGTTGGCAGAGCAAGTCGACGCCCTCTCGGGTGTTCCGGAACTGTGTGCGATGCCCGAACAGCTTCCCAATCCCGGTGATGCCGACCAACTGCTCCTGATCCGGTTCCCGAGCGCGGCGGCGACGGTCGTCACACCTCTCTGTTCGATCCGAGGGTTCGACCGATTCGAGTTCGGCCGCTGGGCCGTGACGTGTCGCTCGGACGGAGTCGAACCTATCGGATCCCCTGAATCACTCGTCTCGCTTCTGTACGGATCGGACGCCATCCCGACGGCAGACGACGCGGATCGGTTCCGATCGGAAATTGGGGAGAGCGTTGCGAACCTCGCGTTAGCACGACTTGGTCGGCGGGTGCTGTGGGACGATTTCGACGTACCGCCGACGCCGACGGCGGAAGAGACGCGTTCGGCAGCCGACTCGATGGCGTTCTTCGATCGGTTGGTATCGGGCGGCCACCCGATCCATCCTGGTGCGAAACTCCGACAAGGTATGTCGGCGACTGAAGCGCTGTCGCTCACTCCCGAGTTCGTCGATTCGATCCAGCTCCGTTTTGTCGCCATCGACGAGGCGTGGACACTCTCGGTGGCCGACAGCGGACCCTCGCTGACCGAGCGGCTTTACGAGTTGTTTCCCGGACTCGCGGACGCAACTGCAGCCGCGGTGCCGCCCGATCGTGATCCCGATAGCTACGCCGTCGTTCCCGTCCACCCATGGCAGTTCAGGCACGTCGTCCCCGACCGCTACGCGGTCGCCCGGCGAGACGATCGCGTCGTTCCGGTCCCGTCGTACACGCGGTCGGTCTCGCCGTTACTCTCACTGCGGACGGTCGTCCCTGACCCGGCCGAGAGCGCGATCGCGACGCCTCCTCATCTCAAGCTCGCGATCGGCATCCAGACGACGAACGCAGTCCGAACCCTCTCGCCGAGCGTCGTCGCCGACGGGCCACAATTGAGTCAGTTTCTCCAGCGAACCTGTGAGGGGGCTTCGTTTGAACGCTTCGGTATCCGTCCGGAGTCCGCGACAACGTGTTACTACCCGCCGGACGGCTCCCGCTATCAGGGAACGAGATACGACGACGTTCGACACCTCGGAGCGCTCCTCAGACAGAGTCCAAACCGTCACCCGGTCGTCGATGATGGCGAGCGAGTGATGACCGCCGCGAGCCTTCTCTCGTGTCCGCCACCGGGCGATCGATCGGTGCTCTCGGCACTCCTGGATGCGTACGGTGACAGTGAGGGGACCGCGAGCAGGGCCGAGACCGTCGACGGCTTTCTCTCGGCTTACCTCGACGCGGTCGTTCCAGGACCGCTGACGCTTTTCGTGAAACACGGTATCGCCTTGGAGGCCCACCTTCAGAACACGGGTATCGTGTTCGACGACGGCCGGCCAGTGGGCGCGCTCGTCGGTGATTTCGGCGACATTAGATTGCTCGAGCAACGCCTCGAGGACGCCTCGATCGACCTCTATCCAGGGTCGGATGTCTGTACCCAGGACCCAGACGAAGCGCGCGAGAAACTCTGGTACGCACTGTTCCAGAATCATCTCGGGGAGCTGGTTGGCCGACTAGCCGCGACCGAGCCCGTATCCGGACCCGACTGCTGGTCTCTCGTCAGAGGACGATGCGAGCGCGTGTTCGATCGACTCGCAACCGATGGGGCGATACCCGACGACTGGATCGCGGCTGACCGCGACTCGCTTTTCGCGTCGCGTCTCGCTCACAAGCCGCTGACCGCCATGCGGCTTCGGGACGTAGACGAGTGGCCCCGAACGACGGTGGCGAATCCACTAGCTGACTCGGACGAGCGGTGA
- a CDS encoding FecCD family ABC transporter permease — translation MVTETASNSDSSGWRDEWLSAFDGSLISLCLGSLVVVVLGGLVQVTFGSFSMTTIEAWQAVFDPEVIFNVQAWEAFLLGAEVPEMSPESLIVWTLRLPRVLVGIIVGMNLAVSGAIFQAVTRNELASPFILGVSSGAGLMILLTLVVFSGLAAFLPIIASMGGAIAFLIVYAIAWKNGTSPVRLVLAGVIVANIFGSFQTALFFFADDIGVVQSAIAWTTGSLTGTDWEQVRMALPWSAMAMLLAFISARQLNVLLLGEQTASSLGMSVEKVRFALSGVAVLAAAASIAVAGIVGFVGLIVPHMVRNIVGSDYKKLIIGCLFAGPALMVAADVGARLALSPIQVPVGVVTGLLGGPYFLYLMRKQDQMGEI, via the coding sequence ATGGTAACCGAAACCGCGTCCAACTCCGATTCGAGCGGCTGGCGCGACGAATGGCTGAGTGCCTTCGACGGCTCGCTCATCAGTCTCTGTCTCGGGAGTCTCGTCGTAGTCGTCCTCGGTGGGCTCGTTCAAGTTACGTTCGGTTCGTTCTCGATGACCACCATCGAGGCTTGGCAGGCTGTATTCGACCCCGAAGTCATCTTTAACGTCCAAGCCTGGGAGGCGTTCCTACTCGGAGCCGAGGTTCCAGAGATGAGTCCTGAGAGTCTCATCGTCTGGACGCTCCGACTTCCACGGGTATTGGTCGGCATTATCGTCGGAATGAACCTCGCCGTCTCGGGAGCGATTTTTCAGGCCGTCACCCGGAATGAACTCGCCAGTCCGTTCATCCTCGGCGTCTCCTCCGGTGCGGGGCTGATGATCCTGCTGACGCTCGTCGTCTTCTCGGGACTGGCCGCATTCCTACCGATCATCGCCTCCATGGGCGGCGCGATCGCGTTCCTGATCGTCTACGCCATCGCATGGAAGAACGGTACCTCGCCAGTTCGACTCGTCCTTGCGGGCGTTATCGTCGCCAATATCTTCGGATCGTTTCAGACGGCGCTGTTCTTCTTCGCTGACGACATCGGCGTCGTGCAGTCTGCGATCGCGTGGACCACCGGCTCGCTGACGGGTACCGACTGGGAGCAGGTCCGGATGGCGCTGCCGTGGAGCGCCATGGCGATGCTACTCGCGTTCATCAGCGCCCGCCAACTGAACGTCTTGCTACTCGGTGAGCAGACTGCAAGCTCCCTTGGTATGAGCGTCGAGAAGGTTCGATTCGCCCTCTCCGGCGTCGCAGTACTTGCGGCCGCCGCGAGCATCGCCGTCGCGGGCATCGTCGGCTTCGTCGGCCTCATCGTTCCACACATGGTCCGAAATATCGTGGGAAGCGACTACAAGAAGCTTATAATCGGCTGTTTGTTCGCCGGGCCAGCACTGATGGTTGCCGCCGATGTTGGGGCACGGCTCGCGTTGAGCCCCATCCAGGTCCCAGTCGGCGTCGTGACGGGACTCCTCGGCGGACCGTACTTTCTCTACCTAATGCGCAAGCAAGATCAGATGGGTGAGATCTAA
- a CDS encoding AsnC family transcriptional regulator, whose protein sequence is MTDLDETDLEILQLLLSNARRPYSDIAAAVGLSAPAVSDRIDRLQETGVIDRFTLDIDRSQLRGGISVLITLELAQAGPNVASTRAILLEEGEVEHVFTTAEADLIVSARVPDNDIASWLFDTLDEGTIDDFEVTLLSGVDWSPDLGGTEFALSCAQCGNTVDDEGTATRIDGELYQFCCPSCEARFAEKYDQIQQGAD, encoded by the coding sequence ATGACCGATCTGGACGAAACCGACCTCGAGATTCTCCAATTACTGCTGTCGAACGCTCGCCGGCCGTACAGCGACATCGCGGCGGCCGTCGGGCTCTCGGCTCCGGCCGTGTCGGATCGGATCGACCGATTGCAGGAGACGGGCGTCATCGATCGGTTCACGCTCGACATCGATCGCTCGCAACTCCGCGGCGGGATTTCGGTCCTGATTACGCTCGAGCTCGCACAGGCTGGCCCGAACGTCGCGTCGACCAGAGCGATCCTCTTGGAGGAGGGAGAGGTGGAACACGTGTTCACGACGGCCGAAGCCGACCTGATCGTCTCGGCGAGAGTCCCGGACAACGACATCGCGAGCTGGCTTTTCGACACCCTCGACGAGGGAACGATCGACGACTTCGAAGTGACGCTTCTCTCCGGGGTCGACTGGTCACCCGATCTGGGCGGCACGGAGTTCGCTCTCTCCTGTGCGCAGTGCGGGAATACGGTCGACGACGAGGGAACGGCGACCCGGATCGACGGCGAGTTGTACCAGTTTTGTTGTCCGTCCTGTGAGGCCCGTTTCGCGGAAAAGTACGATCAGATTCAACAGGGGGCCGACTGA
- a CDS encoding NAD(P)/FAD-dependent oxidoreductase: MNDGPDPLADVRDIVIVGSGVAGLSAAVYAARADLEPLVLEGPEPGGQLTLTTDVENYLGFPEGVGGMELIQNGTEQAERFGAEFAHGTVENATLEERPFELALSNGDRLRTRALIVASGASARWVGAENEDELMGYGLSTCATCDGAFHRGDDVLVIGGGDSAMEEALFLAKFADSVTIVHRREELRASEIMADRAREHDAIEFHWNTELEALHGSREEGVTGATLVSHPDGYPSEKLESGGDVNRKTVDIGGVFYAVGHTPNTEFLERTAVERDESGYLATRTDDAGRGTTETAVEGVFAAGDVADPEYQQAITAAGTGSMAALDAEASLETLEVSGQTALEPTP; the protein is encoded by the coding sequence ATGAACGACGGACCGGACCCACTCGCAGACGTTCGGGACATCGTGATCGTCGGCTCCGGCGTCGCCGGCCTCTCCGCGGCCGTCTACGCCGCTCGAGCCGACCTCGAGCCGCTGGTGCTCGAGGGGCCCGAACCGGGCGGCCAGCTCACGCTGACGACCGACGTCGAAAACTACCTCGGCTTCCCCGAGGGAGTCGGCGGAATGGAGCTGATCCAGAACGGCACGGAACAGGCCGAACGGTTCGGCGCCGAGTTCGCCCACGGAACCGTCGAGAACGCGACGCTCGAGGAACGGCCGTTCGAACTCGCACTCTCGAACGGCGATCGGCTGCGAACGCGCGCGCTGATCGTCGCGAGCGGCGCGAGCGCTCGCTGGGTCGGCGCCGAGAACGAGGACGAGCTGATGGGCTACGGGCTCTCGACGTGTGCGACCTGCGACGGCGCGTTCCACCGCGGCGACGACGTCCTCGTAATCGGCGGCGGCGATTCGGCGATGGAGGAGGCGCTCTTCCTCGCGAAGTTCGCCGACAGCGTGACGATCGTTCACCGCCGCGAGGAGCTACGCGCCTCCGAGATCATGGCCGACCGGGCGCGCGAACACGATGCCATCGAGTTCCACTGGAACACCGAACTCGAGGCACTCCACGGCTCGCGCGAGGAGGGGGTGACCGGGGCGACGCTCGTCTCCCATCCCGACGGCTATCCCAGCGAGAAGCTCGAGTCCGGCGGTGACGTCAATCGAAAGACCGTCGATATCGGCGGCGTGTTCTACGCGGTCGGCCACACACCGAACACCGAGTTTCTCGAGCGGACCGCCGTCGAACGCGACGAGAGCGGCTACCTCGCCACGCGGACAGACGACGCCGGTCGCGGAACGACCGAGACGGCGGTCGAGGGCGTCTTCGCCGCGGGCGACGTCGCCGATCCGGAGTACCAGCAGGCGATCACCGCGGCCGGCACCGGGAGTATGGCCGCCCTCGACGCGGAAGCGTCCCTTGAGACGCTCGAGGTTTCAGGACAGACTGCCCTCGAGCCGACGCCCTAA
- a CDS encoding sodium-dependent transporter encodes MVRETWASRAGFILAAVGSAVGLGNIWRFPWMTAENGGSAFLLLYLLIVLVVGVPGLLAAFVIGRQSNLNPVGAFKSLGGSRFWTALGALCVVTSIMLMSFYSVVGGWILRYFLESATGAYFAAPEAHFAAISYGAEAFGYQLAVLAATSLIVAAGIRRGIEATTKVMIPGVVVLLVGLAIWAARQPGAVQGYEFYLGFDGAYLAENFLSVLGAAAGQALFTLSIGSGTMITYASYVDDDRSLPLDASVIAVFNLGIGILAGFVVFPLLFSFAPGPTGGGPGALFVGIAGAFASLPGGRLLGAVFFFVVLLAALTSLISMLEIPVSLLVDEFDIERSRATRGLFALVAVTGGVNAFSPAVFTLFANHLVDLLLVLGLTGFMVYTAWVLGPAAIEEYLEGAGRLSRPLAIPWRYAIGTLFPAFLLFTFYADVASLVGFSAGTELLLVAALLTVVALVFVARRSVSKNPPQPRESAD; translated from the coding sequence ATGGTACGTGAGACCTGGGCGAGTCGCGCCGGATTCATCTTGGCCGCGGTCGGAAGCGCGGTGGGACTGGGGAACATCTGGCGGTTCCCCTGGATGACCGCGGAGAACGGCGGGAGCGCCTTTCTGCTGTTGTACCTACTCATCGTCCTCGTCGTCGGCGTCCCGGGATTGCTGGCCGCGTTCGTGATCGGACGCCAGTCGAACCTGAACCCCGTCGGGGCGTTCAAATCGCTCGGCGGCTCCCGCTTCTGGACGGCGTTGGGCGCGCTCTGTGTCGTCACCTCGATCATGCTGATGTCGTTCTACAGCGTCGTCGGTGGGTGGATCCTTCGGTACTTCCTCGAGAGCGCGACGGGCGCGTATTTCGCGGCTCCCGAAGCCCATTTCGCGGCGATCAGCTACGGCGCCGAAGCGTTCGGCTACCAACTCGCCGTCCTCGCGGCAACGTCGCTGATCGTCGCCGCGGGGATCAGACGCGGCATCGAGGCGACGACGAAGGTAATGATACCCGGCGTCGTCGTGTTGCTCGTCGGACTCGCGATCTGGGCGGCCCGACAACCCGGCGCCGTACAGGGATACGAGTTCTACCTCGGATTCGACGGCGCCTACCTCGCGGAGAACTTCCTCTCGGTGCTGGGAGCGGCCGCCGGTCAGGCGCTTTTCACCCTCTCGATCGGCAGCGGGACGATGATAACTTACGCCTCCTACGTCGACGACGACCGATCGCTGCCCCTCGACGCCTCGGTCATCGCGGTGTTTAACCTCGGTATCGGCATCCTGGCCGGATTCGTGGTGTTCCCGCTGCTGTTTTCGTTCGCGCCGGGACCGACCGGGGGCGGCCCGGGCGCCCTGTTCGTCGGGATCGCCGGCGCGTTCGCGAGCCTGCCCGGCGGGCGACTCCTCGGTGCGGTCTTCTTCTTCGTCGTTCTCCTCGCTGCCCTGACGAGCCTGATCAGTATGCTCGAGATTCCGGTTTCGCTGCTGGTCGACGAGTTCGATATCGAGCGGTCGCGGGCGACCCGAGGACTCTTCGCGCTGGTCGCCGTTACCGGCGGCGTGAACGCGTTCAGCCCCGCGGTGTTTACGCTGTTCGCGAACCACCTCGTCGATCTCCTCCTGGTACTCGGCCTGACCGGGTTCATGGTGTACACGGCCTGGGTCCTCGGTCCGGCCGCGATCGAGGAGTACCTCGAAGGGGCGGGGCGGCTCTCGCGCCCGCTTGCGATCCCGTGGCGATACGCGATCGGGACTCTCTTCCCGGCGTTTCTCCTCTTTACGTTCTACGCCGACGTCGCGTCTCTGGTCGGGTTCTCTGCGGGAACGGAACTGTTGTTGGTCGCGGCGCTGCTGACGGTGGTGGCGCTCGTCTTCGTGGCTCGCCGTTCCGTCTCCAAAAACCCACCGCAGCCGCGAGAGAGTGCGGACTGA
- a CDS encoding heavy metal translocating P-type ATPase gives MSQRKSRINIQGMSCANCSQTISEAVGSLDGVSEANINFATDEGSVTYDPETVSIGEIFDAIEDAGYTPVTDSVTIGITDMSCANCSETVQGALKQTPGVVDADVNFATDEAQVTYNPAEASPSDFYDAIEDAGYSPVREDGDAEDGDSGGDARETARQEEIRRQLRLTLFGAVLSLPLLVFMADHLFDLGLVGDELFGLPSGWVMFALATPVQVVLGKPFYENSYKALVKNGRANMDVLIALGSTTAYVYSVAVLLGAIAGELYFDTAAFILVFITLGNYLEARSKGQAGEALRKLLEMEADTATVVDEDGNEREIPIEDIEVGDRMKVRPGEQIPTDGVVVDGQSAVDESMVTGESVPVEKGEGDEVVGSTINENGVLLVEATKVGSDTALQQIVQTVKEAQSRQPDIQNLADRISAYFVPAVIANALLWGVVWFLFPETLAGFVDALPLWGLVAGGPAVAGGGVSVFEFAVVVFASAVLIACPCALGLATPAATMVGTTLGAQNGVLFKGGDVLERAKDVDTVVFDKTGTLTKGEMELTDVEVFDGGADAHQTDGAGDRGEPAPDGGQLSERERLDEDDVLRLAASAESGSEHPLARAIVDGAEDRGVDVTDPDEFENVPGHGVKATVNGDAVLVGNRKLLRDNGIDPAPAEETMERLESEGKTAMLVARVPAGADEGELVGVVADADTVKESAKDAVSQLRKRGVDVMMITGDNERTAHAVAEQVGIDPENVRAQVLPEDKSDAVEAIQDSGEGPDGGRKAMMVGDGVNDAPALAVASVGTAIGSGTDVAIEAADVTLMRDDPVDVVKAIRISEATLAKIKQNLVWALGYNTAMIPLASLGLLQPVLAAGAMALSSVSVLSNSLLFRRYTPDHDYELFGRLR, from the coding sequence ATGAGCCAGCGAAAAAGCCGGATCAACATTCAGGGGATGAGTTGCGCGAACTGTTCGCAAACCATCTCCGAAGCCGTCGGCTCGCTCGACGGCGTCTCGGAGGCGAACATCAACTTCGCCACCGACGAGGGGTCGGTCACGTACGACCCCGAGACGGTCTCGATCGGCGAGATATTCGACGCGATCGAGGACGCCGGCTACACGCCGGTGACCGACTCGGTCACGATCGGAATCACGGACATGTCGTGTGCGAACTGCTCGGAGACGGTCCAGGGCGCACTCAAGCAGACGCCGGGGGTCGTCGACGCCGACGTCAACTTCGCGACCGACGAGGCCCAGGTCACGTACAATCCGGCCGAGGCCAGCCCGAGCGACTTCTACGACGCGATCGAAGACGCTGGCTACTCGCCCGTCCGGGAGGACGGGGATGCCGAGGACGGTGACTCAGGTGGCGACGCTCGAGAAACCGCCCGGCAAGAAGAGATCCGTCGGCAACTCCGATTGACGCTTTTCGGCGCGGTACTATCCCTGCCCCTGCTGGTGTTCATGGCCGATCACCTGTTCGACCTCGGACTCGTCGGAGACGAACTCTTCGGCCTTCCGTCCGGCTGGGTCATGTTCGCGCTGGCGACGCCGGTGCAGGTGGTACTCGGGAAGCCGTTCTACGAGAACTCCTACAAGGCGCTCGTCAAGAACGGCCGCGCCAACATGGACGTGCTAATCGCGCTCGGTTCGACCACTGCGTACGTCTACTCCGTGGCGGTCCTGCTCGGCGCGATCGCCGGCGAACTGTACTTCGACACGGCGGCGTTCATCCTCGTGTTCATCACGCTCGGCAACTACCTCGAGGCCCGCTCGAAGGGTCAGGCCGGCGAGGCGCTCCGGAAACTCCTCGAGATGGAGGCGGACACCGCCACGGTCGTCGACGAAGACGGGAACGAGCGAGAGATTCCGATCGAAGACATCGAAGTCGGCGATCGGATGAAAGTGCGCCCCGGCGAACAGATCCCGACCGACGGCGTCGTCGTCGACGGGCAGTCGGCGGTCGACGAGTCGATGGTAACCGGCGAGTCCGTCCCCGTCGAGAAGGGCGAGGGCGACGAGGTGGTCGGGTCGACCATCAATGAGAACGGCGTTCTCCTCGTCGAGGCCACGAAGGTCGGCTCGGACACGGCGCTCCAGCAGATCGTCCAAACGGTCAAGGAGGCCCAGTCCCGCCAGCCCGACATTCAGAACCTCGCCGACCGCATCTCGGCGTACTTCGTCCCCGCGGTCATCGCGAACGCCCTGCTGTGGGGCGTCGTCTGGTTCCTGTTTCCCGAGACTCTCGCGGGCTTCGTCGACGCGCTCCCGCTGTGGGGGCTCGTCGCGGGCGGCCCCGCCGTCGCCGGCGGCGGCGTCTCGGTGTTCGAGTTCGCTGTTGTCGTCTTCGCGTCGGCCGTGCTGATCGCCTGCCCCTGCGCGCTCGGACTCGCGACCCCGGCCGCGACGATGGTCGGAACGACTCTCGGCGCGCAAAACGGCGTCCTGTTCAAGGGCGGCGACGTCCTCGAGCGGGCGAAGGACGTCGACACGGTCGTCTTCGACAAGACCGGGACGCTCACGAAAGGCGAGATGGAGCTAACCGACGTCGAGGTCTTCGACGGTGGGGCTGACGCGCACCAAACGGACGGGGCCGGCGATCGCGGAGAGCCGGCTCCCGACGGCGGACAACTAAGCGAACGCGAGCGACTCGACGAGGACGACGTGCTCCGGCTCGCGGCCAGCGCCGAGAGCGGGAGCGAACACCCGCTCGCCCGCGCCATCGTCGACGGAGCGGAAGATCGCGGCGTCGACGTGACCGATCCCGACGAGTTCGAGAACGTCCCCGGCCACGGCGTCAAAGCGACCGTGAACGGCGACGCGGTGCTGGTCGGCAACCGGAAGCTCCTCCGGGACAACGGGATCGACCCCGCGCCCGCCGAGGAGACGATGGAACGCCTCGAGAGCGAGGGGAAGACGGCGATGCTGGTGGCCCGCGTGCCGGCTGGCGCGGACGAGGGTGAACTCGTGGGCGTGGTCGCCGACGCCGACACCGTCAAGGAGAGCGCGAAAGACGCCGTGAGCCAGCTTCGCAAGCGCGGCGTCGACGTGATGATGATCACCGGCGACAACGAGCGGACGGCCCACGCGGTCGCCGAGCAGGTCGGCATTGACCCCGAGAACGTCCGCGCCCAGGTCCTGCCCGAGGACAAGTCCGACGCCGTGGAAGCCATTCAGGACAGCGGCGAGGGGCCCGACGGCGGTCGGAAAGCGATGATGGTGGGAGACGGCGTCAACGACGCACCCGCACTCGCGGTGGCCTCCGTCGGGACGGCCATCGGGTCGGGCACCGACGTCGCCATCGAGGCCGCGGACGTCACTCTGATGCGTGACGACCCGGTCGACGTCGTGAAGGCGATCCGCATCTCCGAGGCGACGCTCGCGAAGATCAAGCAGAACCTCGTGTGGGCGCTGGGGTACAACACGGCGATGATCCCGCTGGCGAGTCTCGGCCTGCTCCAGCCGGTCCTCGCCGCCGGCGCGATGGCGCTCTCGAGCGTGTCGGTGCTCTCGAACAGCCTGCTCTTCCGGCGGTACACCCCCGATCACGACTACGAGTTGTTCGGTCGCCTCCGCTGA